Below is a genomic region from Zonotrichia leucophrys gambelii isolate GWCS_2022_RI chromosome 1A, RI_Zleu_2.0, whole genome shotgun sequence.
TTAAAAATCCATCCCACTTCTGGCTGCTCCCAAAGACTGactggagctgcagtgacacagggctgAACTGTGGCTGTCTGCCCATTCACATTACTGATCAGCACAGAGTGTTGGCTCACCAGGGCACGTGCCACATCCCCCAGCCCTTCAGTGGCCAAACCTATGGGAGCCAAAGGCCACATAAGAGGCCATACAAAGAGGGAGACGACTGTCACATCCACCCCGGTGTTGAGAAAACCTTGGAGATGGATCTGAGGCGGCCAGGCACCCAGCAGAATCAGGGTACATGTCATCTGTGGCGGCTGAGCAGAAACTTATGCAGAGCAGAAGACTTGTGGCAGTCCCGTGGATTCGAAGCCACCATTCCCATGAGTCTGCTGGCCAGTCCTGGGGACACATGACTGAAAAGGCACAAGTTGAGCAATCTGAGTCCCTGATGGAATAGTGACGGGGGGTGTGCATGAAAACCGTAGCACAAATTTGGCCTAGAAAGTCAGAGTCAATGACTCCTGGGTGCACAAAGATTCCTTAGTGGGTGACACTAGATCTTCTCACAAGCAGTGCACCCAGTCCTCGTCAAAAAAGGTCTGAACACAtccaaagaaaaattatatttactaCAGGATTCTAAGAAAACTGTGTTGGTGGTATGTACATCCACACTGGTGGAGCCCTGGGTGATCCCTCCAAGCTGGCTGGGCAGGTCTGAGCCAGCACCATGCCCTGAGGAATCACCTGTGTCAGGGCACAATTCCCTTGTGCTCATTGTCCCGTTCTTGGGTCCGCCAAAGGCTGGCCATTGGCATGAAATTTAGCCTTGCATTGCTCAGCAAAATGACCTGGCCTTAGGCATCTAGCGCACAAGAAGGAGGCACCCGGCCATGATGGATTGCATGTTCCTTGTCCTCCCTTGCCCTTATTTTTGCTCTTCTGTTGTCCACCCGCTAAGGGTATGTGGCCTGGCTGTAAGGGAGCCATCGGAGCAGGCACTGTGCGGCCTACAGACCCTACCCAGGCACATGCATTGACCATGTCTACTAGTGATGGGATGCCTGGAAGAGTAGCTATGATCCTCTTGCACTGACTGTTTGCATTGCACTGGGCTAACTGCTTGCATAATGTCTCCCTTAGGGCATCATCCTCAATCTGCTTCTCAAGGGCGTCAGCAAGCTTCTGGACAAATGGCAGAAAACGTTCATCTTCTCCCTGAGTTATTGCTGCAAATGCTGGCCCGGGGGCGGCCAATTCAATAGTTCTTAACAATGCACGAAATCCTGCCCTTTGACTCTGCTCAAGAACAGCAGAGTCCCAGGTAGCCTCAAAATTAGGACTGGAAGAGACCTGTTCTCCGAGGAGAACGTCCACCCCCACCTGAAACCTAGGATCTTGCTGAGGCAAATACCTGTtgcctgctgcagccttttCAGCAGCCTCCCTCCAGTACTtcaaaaaaataccaaatagCACAGGCTCGAACAGTACCTGAGCTATTTTTCTAATATCAGATGGAAAAAGCAGGCCTGATTTTAGCACTCTGAGAGTCTGCAAAacttgtgcagagccaaggccaTATTCTTCAACATCACGTAGCAAATCTCGGGCCACCTCCCAGTCAATCACATTATGCCTGGCAGCGCGTACTGAATTTGAGACAGCTTTAGAGGAACAGGAGGGGGAAGCTGGCAGGGGGTGTGACGTTGGCTGGACCAAACACCTGCGGGCAGGGGCTGATGATGGGCATGGCTGggacatctctgcaggctcccTGGCTCTCGATACAGGAGCTGATGGAGTGACCAGTGGGGTTGTGACAACCGCTGATGGTGGGGATGGCTCCGTCCTCACCCGCGATGGTGGTGGTGGATCTTGagtcaggaactgcagctcctgctggccgTGAGAGAGTCGGACCCTGGCGTGCAGGGCAGGTGAAGGTGAGGCCTGGCAGGACCAAGTGGCTTTTGGGGTGGTGCTACGCTGTCCCCCTGCTCCCTGACAAAAAAACACGGGCATCACCAGCAGGAAAACTTATGTAGTTTTCTCGCTCTCTGACCAGGCTGCCACACCACATAAAATGCAATTGTACGGTGAATTCTAAAGTATGTGGTGCACAAAACAGTTTGGTTTTAGTTGCAAAAGCTAAAACAAGGGTTTTGGTGTGGGGATTAGGGTTCCttctaaatttaatttgttATAAGGGCTGAACCAAATCTTATAATTGCCTGGGTGAATTGTGAATTTTGCAGCTGTGTGGTTTTGTGGGGTTGAAGTCCCCCCTTGTGCCTTTTTGCGTGGTTTGTATGGACCTGCCAGAATTGGCAGGTCTGAGTCCTGAAGCCAATTCTGCAGCTCTTGCCTCGTGGGATTCAGTCCCCTCTGTGCTGTTTAAGTCTCAACTGTGGgtataagagaaaaaaaaatgaattgcaTGATTGAGTTCTGCAGGTTATACTGTCAGTTTGTTTCTTAGGAGCATATATGTCTGCATGTGAATAGGAATAGGTTGTGTGTGTTTGGTCTCACCAGTATACAAAAATTGGAAGAGGAACGCCTGTTACATAAAAGAACTTTTGTTGAAAAATTGTTAGTCTCaggttgcaatgcaagatgtaaccaaatgcatgtatGCTGTTACCATCTGTTAAAACCAGGTGGGGCagggttctttatctcttccaggacccatcctccctctgggcattATCTTCTGCTAATGGCCCATtaagtgtccctgcatggctgataaaatttcatcatcccattgtgagatgctccgcccagtGGGAGGAACCAAGCATTCCAAACTGGATATAATGCGAGCTGTGGAACACCGCAGGcagcttttccactggattcccagaggagcagcttttttctccactgcattcccagaggaaggcCCATCTACAGCACCACTGGACCTCCAGAGTAAAACTTCAtccttctccaggatccctgctcctccagaaCCACAGCTGGCCTAGTGGGATTCAGAGGGCTGAGCCACCATtcaatgggactgctgccaccaccctgacccacagggtaCCAGGctgtattctgactctgtcagtgcttTTTGTactgctgcattttattttattttcctagtaaagacCTGTTATTCCTATTCTCAAATCTCTTCCTGAGAgcatggcagtgctgctggagaccACGGTGGGCGACCTGGTCATCGACCTGTACACGGAGGAGCGGCCCCGAGCATGTCTGAATTTCCTGAAGCTCTGCAAGGTCAAGTACTACAACTACTGTCTTATTTATAATGTCCAGCGGGATTTTATTATACAAACTGGTGACCCCACAGGAACCAGCCGTGGAGGGGAATCCATATTTTGTCAACTCTATGGTGATCAAGCCAGATTTTTTGAGGCAGAAAAGGTGCCCAGAATCAGGCACAAGAAGAAGGGAACAGTGTCAATGGTGAACAATGGAAGTGATCAGCATGGATCACAGTTCCTCATTACCACAGGGGAAAACCTGGATTACCTTGATGGTGTACATACAGTGTTTGGAGAAGTGACAGAAGGCATGGATGTATTGAAGACAATTAATGAAACCTTTGTAGATAAGGATTTTATCCCATATCAAGATATCAGGATAAATCATACAGTAATTTTACATGATCCCTTTGATGATCCACATGCCTTGTGTGTTCCTGATTGCTCACCAGATCCTACAAAGGAGCAGCTCGACAGTGGCAGAATAGGAGCAGATGAAGAAATTGATGACATGAAAGGACGGCCTGCAGATGAAATAGAAGAAGTTCAGgctgaaaaagaagcaaaaagtcGTGCTATTCTTCTGGAAATGGTGGGAGACTTACCAGATGCAGACATCAAGCCACCAGAAAATGTGCTGTTTGTTTGTAAACTGAATCCTGTGACCAAAGGTGAAGACCTGGAGATAATATTTTCACGATTTGGTCCCATTAAAAGTTGTGAAGTGATCCGAGACTGCAAGACTGGTGAATCTCTTTGTTACGCTTTCATTGAGTTTGAAAAGGAGGAAGACTGTGAGAAAGCCTACTTCAAAATGGACAATGTGCTGATTGATGACAGACGGATACATGTGGATTTTAGCCAGTCTGTTGCCAAGGTTaaatggaagggaaaagctGGGCAGTATACCAAGGAAGATTTCAAGGACTATGAGAAGGAATGTGACAAACCTTCTAAATttgctctgaaagaaaaagtaaaaccaaAGCGAGATGCCAAGTATGACCTCGTGTTGGATGAGGATATAGAGGAGTCTCACACAAGTCAGTCACACCTGGCtaaaaaacagaagaagaagaagcaccATCTCCGTGAAGAAGATAACAAGAGGACCAAAAAATCTAAGGAGTCTGACAAAAAGCATGAAGAacactgcagggagaggagcaaagGTGAGAAGAGACACAGGCATTCGAGCAGCAGCCATTATAAGGAGAGATTACACTTACAGTAGACAAAAAGACAAGTACAGatgaagggaaaagcagaggggaactaaaataataaatttgacttttttacaaaaaaaaacccaagcaaacaaaaaaaaacaaaaaaaaaccacaaaaaaaccaaaaaaaaaaccaccaaaaaaaaaaaaaaaaaaaaaaggagcagagctgcagcagtgcagtgaCCAGTCTCAGTCTGTAGGCAGAAACTTTCTCTTGTAATTTTGTTTCCTAAGGTTGTCTGTTAAATCAGTGTCTCCATTCATAGGAAGATGTGTGTTGTTACCAGTTACTGTGTGTTTTAATCTGCCCCCTGTTCATGGGGAAGATAAGCTCTTGTGAAATCATGTTCCTCACTGATATTAATAAAGGTTTGCTAGTAGATATTTAGGAAAAGCCTCCCAGTCAAGGTCCTGGCACTGGCCTGTTGGGAATTATGCCATCAGACCCAGGGGATTGTACTAAAAATGTAATCAAGTCACTTTGACTTgcttattttgtcttttaaaagcTGGACCCCCTTTTGAGGTAAAACTGGAAACTTTTCCTGGGAAAGGTTCTCCAGGTCCTCACTGTGAAATGAGGAGGATCCTCTCCCTTGATGGAGAGGGTCCTGCTGGAAGCTGCCAGACACCTGAACAATGTGTGATCACCCCATATAGGGGCATTAAGAAAGGATGCTGCTGATGTGGCAATCTGTGATAGGCCCCTTAGAGTAAAACACCATATAAGGAAATACTATGTCTTGAAGAAGTGTATAAAAATGTCTTGTTTCTCTCAATAAATGTCTGATTATCACTATGGGTCTGAGTCCATTCCTTGGTCATTACATACATGCACACACTAGTAAAGATGTGTTATTCCTTTTctcatatctttgcctgaaagcccctTAATGTCAAAATTATGACAATTCAGAGGGAAGGGggtgtagtggttttggtttgccaATTGGATTTGACAGCCCCTGGGCAAGATGACTGAGCACcttgtggcaggagctgctctcaggggCTGGAGGTTGAGCaaggccctgccctggcagcctgtgcagCTGAGCCTTCATGGTCAGAGCCAGAACAAAAGCTCCCAAAAAACATTCAGTGGTGTCAAGGTCAACAATTCCAGCGAATTAACTTGATCCTACCTAAGCAACATGATTCCTGAGTCTCAGCTATTTGGCCTTTAGAACAATGGtcaattatttctatttctctaaGAGACATTGGACATTATCTTTTGTCTTCCCATGCCGCGAGACCCTGTATCAGTGACATGACTGgattaaataaattttgtgGATTGTCACTGGTCTTTTTTGTGTCTTATCCCATATCTAACAGATAGCCAGTAACAGCCTTAATAAGATGCAAGCTGTTTGAACACCAGAACAAAAGAGAGATAGAgcaattataattattatattattattataattagaAATTACAATTTCTCTATCTCTCTGTGACAGAGCGATAgagaaattataaaagaaaggcCTCATAAAATCAAGCCTTGCTTTGCTAAATTAGATGGCCTGTCACTTCTCAGTGGAGCTAAGTAGTTTGCAAGCTCCCATGTTAAAACATGCTGAGAATGAGCGTTTGTTAACACAACAATCTATTCCTAGGGTGAAAAACAAGTGGTTGTCAGAGGCTGGAAAGATTGATGTCCAGGCTGATGGCCTTATGAGAATTGAAATGTTGTATCTGAGTCTCAATATATATACAATTGAGTTTGTAGTTTAGATTGTGCTGTTCTGAAAGAcgtaaataaaaaggaatagtTTCATTTGCTGAGAACATTATGGCATACTTTATGCCAACAAACTGCACCATTCTATATTCTTCATGTTTATAGTCACACCAACTTGCCTGGGTTCATTGTAGAAGGAAATGACTGTGCAGATAAGATAACAGCCCTGGTGTGGGCTGCCCTGGTACCAGACACATTACACCAGGCAATTCAGTCACATCAGTTTTTCCATCAAGGGGCTCATGCCCTACAACATCAATTCCATCTTACATCTGCACCAGCACGTGATGTCATTGCCTCGTGCTCATGTCAGCAGCATGTCACCATGACCCAGGATGGAACAAACCCCAGAGGGCTACAAGCTCTTCAGCTATGGCAATCTGACATTACTCATGTGTCAAAATTTGGTCCCCTTAAATATGTTCCTGTTTCTGTGGACGCCTACTCTAAGGCCTGTTGGGCCTCTGTGGTGTGGACACACAGATAcgaggaagaaatttttttttagattaagGGCGGTGAAACCCTagaacaggttacccagagaggCTGTACATGGTCAATCTgtcctgcctccagccaggacaggtgattTTTGCAGTAGCATGATTGCCATGGTGCCAGGACCCAGAGGTTATTCTCTCCCACCTTACATcatgggcaggggaaggagcacaAGGGGTCATTTCTGCTCAAATAAGCATACCAGAGAGGTGGCTTGGTTCCAAGCCAAGGGGAGCAGGTTCAATGTGAATAATTTCCCCCCCCAAAGGCCGGAATGAACAGGGGATGGGCAAGAGGTTGGTAGGAAACACatccaggacagctgaccctaactgaccaaagggatattcccagagtcacagaatggctgaggttggaagggacctccagAGATCTGTGAGGCCTTAAAGGGCACAGTTGCCTGTCCCAAACACTGTCAAGATCACAGTGGAAGGAACTTGCCATAAGATGAACAACAGTTCATCAGATAAGCTCAGAAGAGAGCAATTTGTGACAGAAAGGTGCTCATTCCAGGCCTGGCAGAGGTGAGATCTGGTCATCACAGGCAAACAACACCGAATATATAATCCAAATGTAATTCATTGCCTCTGATGTTACCATGCAATAAACACAGCATATTAACAAAGCAATTCTGATTCCTCTCTGTGGCCTTAAAAAGGCCATAATGATGAAAAAATAGTTCCCCATGTGTGGAAATAGATACAGGGCAAAGTGCAACATCCATGTGAATACATCAGGCATCATGATGATCAGGGACTTTATTTACCCAATACACaaatgctttagaaaaaaattctaattccAACTTCTCTCTTTTGCCCCACACTGGGTGCCAAAAGACATGCTGGTTTCTAAGTAAACTGGTGGGAGAATAAGCCCCACTCAATCACATTGAGAGAGATTTCAGGCTGGAGTTACCTGTGTCAGACTGGGGAAGATCTCTTGAGAGACATCTTGGGAGCTTGGAATGTGTGTAGGGGATGGGTCAGACCTTGCATTGCTGAGGTTGTGCCCTGTCCCCATATACAGCAGCTCCacagacaggctgagagagttggggtaCTCTGGAGAGACCTTGCAGAAGCCTTCCAGTGCTTCAAGAGAACCAACAAGAagcctggagagggattttttgtCAGGGCATGTACTGACAGGACTAGGGTAAATGACCTTAAGCAGAAGTTTTACAACAGCaggctggaactagatgacctttaaagtcccttccaaccctaatcattccatgattctattagaaaaaaaaaatacaaagtgcATCTGGGCGTAAATAAAATACAAGTACAATATAAAGTTGTGCCCAGGTGCACTGACCAACTACAGAAGGGAACAGAGAACACACAGGTGCATTGCACAAACATGAGGGGTATAAAGGGTtgggctaaagaacaagaagggcagatgcttgaagccttctgaagtggGATGATGTTACTGTGTGTGGGTTGAAGCTTTCTGATGGTGACACTCCGTGTGTCGTGGCTGTCTCAACTGtgacatatacacacatatatgccCACTGTCTTGTTGCCCtgtaaactgaaataaacatgGCCAGGAGACTTCctctcctttataatgcctttattaaaagtgatcagctcaggattgggcggctcggcagggctgcagtccccgtcgcgtctcccagggcgactcagaggaggaggatatgtgcagctccgtccactaggggcagagccgggggatccagtccttgtgggagctttagggcgtgaggtccccgtcagatgttgctcCTGTGACCTTCCCAGGTGGCTAGTCCCGGCGTTGGAACcattccctgctcagggcgagaggggctccgcatctctgcaggctcagccatcggctcctcatgtccagacatcattttagtctctcaattcttatttggctcgttgtttttggggttttctcgttgcatttcgagtcggggtcccacaaagcattctggactttggagtcactttgcataaccccccccaccctctcaggtgtcttccctatgttgtaagagagcacagcctcgggggaagggtccacctcacccagccaggctttttactaatacaaaagaagagataagccttaacgacccggtattacaataacaaagcactaagaatcctggcagcgcctgagacctggctgcccccctgcaactctttctcacaaaaaaaatattaactgaatttttgttcataacataaACAGTGGTACAAAATGGGACCTTCTGAGCCCTTCTGGACTGCAGAGGCTGTGACCAGCAacctccctctgagtggggcctctcagTGAGTGAACTCTCAAGTTTACTGCTCTCAGAGAATCCCTGATGAATCCTTGGCTGAGACCCTCACTCCTCAAGGCTCGACCCTTGGCTTGTGGAGAAGATGCAAAGGCATCTGAAGTGAATATTTCACTGCCTTTGAGGGGAGTTTTTAGCAGGTACCTTGTACAGACTCTTTATGTCTGTGTGCATGCAAGTGTGCCTATGCTATAGTAAATGTGGGAGAAATGCTTGGCACAGCTACAGCTGCTCTGAAGCTGCACAGGTAAATTTGGCCATAACAGAATCCCAATTTGGCTAGCCTGGTTTGTAAACCAGTCCCCAGGTGAGGCAATGATAGGTTCTCCTGCTGGAAAATATATCCATTTCAAATTGGTTTATGTAACTTAAGCCAGGGTTGTTCACCTTTGTCCTGGGGGAAGAGAACAGAAGCTTCTTTCCAGGGCACTGGTTATCTGTGTGAGGCCTGATGTACTCAGCATATCAACAGACTGGGAATAGCACCAAAGAGATAAAGGCCATCAACAGAACATCAGCACCCATTTAGGAACATCTATCCCAGACTCTGCCTCTGGAACAGCTGGAGAAACCTCCTGAAAAGCCTGATAAGAAAATCAAGGAATGAAAATCTAATTAACATCAGAAGCAAAGAAATCCAGATCCAATAGGGCACCAAATACAAGAACTTTGCAACCTGGGACCCAAGAATGCTGACTGAATTAATTTCTATGAGTTTTGACTGTataaaacatctgaaaaatctTGTAAAAGTGGTGTGTGATGGATTGAGTCTCTCTGCATACCTGGGCTATGTGTGTGGATGAGATGCTTTCTATGGTACATCCTGGCCAGAACAACATCCTGGccagataataaaataatgccTTGACTTTCTAACTTAAAAAATGTTGGGAGGGTGCCCTaggttgcaatgcaagatgtaaccaaaagCACGTATGCTTTATCTGTTAAAACCAGGTGGGGCagggttctttatctcttccaggACCCATTCTCCCTCTGGGGGGTTATCTTCTGCTAATGGGCCACtaagtgtccctgcatggctgataaaattccatcatcccattgtgagatgctccgcccagggggaggagccaggCATTCCAAACTGGATATCATGTGAAGTTTGGGACAACACAGGCAGCCTTTTCCACTGggttcccagaggagcagctttcttctccactgcattcccagagggagaccaggcccatctacagCAGCAGGACCTCCAGAGTAAAACTccacctttctacaggatccttgctccaacagaacaacatctgtcactgcaggagggctgagctaCCATTGAATGGcactgtgccaccaccctgacccacaggtgGTCAGGTCTATTCTGACTCTGGTAGAGTTTTTGTActgcttcattttattttaaattgtagTTGTGACTTGGGATCTCCCACTggtttgctttcaaaccagcgcagagggtttttgtttttcccataGTTGTGGTTCCAAAATTCTTAAGcactcttaattttttaaagtaagacAGGGGTGTAAGTAAATCACTACTTAGTACTTGGCCGCTGCCATTTCCAGAGGGGGCGGGAACTGCACAGGCACGGGGTTGGGAGCAGGATTGGAACAGGGTTGGTGTCATGGGGAAATCAGATTTCCTCAGCCCCAAGGCCATCTCCACCCGTATCAAGAGCAAGGGGCTGCAGAAGCTGCGCTGGTACTGCCAGATGTGCCAGAAGCAGTGCCGCGACGAGAACGGCTTCAAGTGTCACTGCATGTCCCAGTCCcaccagaggcagctgctgctggctgctgagaaCCCCCAGCAGTTCATGGACTACTTCTCCGAGGAATTCCGAAGGAATTTCCTGGAGTTGCTCAGGAGGCGGTTTGGAACAAGGAGAGTGCACAACAACGCTGTGTACAACGAGTACATCAGCCATCGGGAGCACATCCACATGAATGCCACCCAGTGGGAGACCCTGACCGACTTCACCAAGTGGCTGGGGAGAGAAGGGCTCTGCAGGGTTGATGAGACCCCTAAGGGCTGGTACATCCAGTACATCGACAGGGACCCAGAGACCATTCGCAGGCAGCAGGaacaaaagaggaagaagaagcaggaCCTCGATGATGAAGAAAAAACTGCTCAATTAGTTGAACAGCAAGTTAGAAGAGGTTTGGAGGGGAAAGAACTTGAAATGCCAGTCTATACTGAATtgagcagagaaaacaaagatgGAAAAGTTACATTTAAATTACAGAAAGGAGCAAGTACTTCAGTGTCAGCATCTTCTCAAACAAGTGTCCTTGCACTGAAGATGGTGGAGGGTGCAGTTAAAAGAACAGGAGCAGCTCAATGCTCTGGTCAGcccaagaagaaaatgaagaaatctgCACTTGATGAGATCATGGAGCttgaagaggagaagaaaagaacatCTCGAACAGACTACTGGTTACAGCGTGACATCATTGTAAAAATTGTCACAAAAAAGCTGGAAGGGAAGTACCACAAGAAGAAAGCAGTTGTCAAGGAAGTGATTGATAAATATGCAGCAATTGTGAAGGTGATTGACTCTGGGGACAAACTGAAACTTGATCAGACACATCTAGAAACTGTAATACCAGCACCAGGCAAGAAAGTGTTGGTGTTAAATGGTGGGTACAGGGGAAATGAAGGCATTTTGGAGTCCATCAATGAGAAGAGGTCTTCAGTGACAATAACC
It encodes:
- the LOC135459023 gene encoding LOW QUALITY PROTEIN: peptidyl-prolyl cis-trans isomerase-like 4 (The sequence of the model RefSeq protein was modified relative to this genomic sequence to represent the inferred CDS: deleted 1 base in 1 codon); its protein translation is MAVLLETTVGDLVIDLYTEERPRACLNFLKLCKVKYYNYCLIYNVQRDFIIQTGDPTGTSRGGESIFCQLYGDQARFFEAEKVPRIRHKKKGTVSMVNNGSDQHGSQFLITTGENLDYLDGVHTVFGEVTEGMDVLKTINETFVDKDFIPYQDIRINHTVILHDPFDDPHALCVPDCSPDPTKEQLDSGRIGADEEIDDMKGRPADEIEEVQAEKEAKSRAILLEMVGDLPDADIKPPENVLFVCKLNPVTKGEDLEIIFSRFGPIKSCEVIRDCKTGESLCYAFIEFEKEEDCEKAYFKMDNVLIDDRRIHVDFSQSVAKVKWKGKAGQYTKEDFKDYEKECDKPSKFALKEKVKPKRDAKYDLVLDEDIEESHTSQSHLAKKQKKKKHHLREEDNKRTKKSKESDKKHEEHCRERSKGEKRHRHSSSSHYKERYTYSRQKDKYR
- the LOC135456285 gene encoding DNA/RNA-binding protein KIN17-like, with the protein product MGKSDFLSPKAISTRIKSKGLQKLRWYCQMCQKQCRDENGFKCHCMSQSHQRQLLLAAENPQQFMDYFSEEFRRNFLELLRRRFGTRRVHNNAVYNEYISHREHIHMNATQWETLTDFTKWLGREGLCRVDETPKGWYIQYIDRDPETIRRQQEQKRKKKQDLDDEEKTAQLVEQQVRRGLEGKELEMPVYTELSRENKDGKVTFKLQKGASTSVSASSQTSVLALKMVEGAVKRTGAAQCSGQPKKKMKKSALDEIMELEEEKKRTSRTDYWLQRDIIVKIVTKKLEGKYHKKKAVVKEVIDKYAAIVKVIDSGDKLKLDQTHLETVIPAPGKKVLVLNGGYRGNEGILESINEKRSSVTITINSGPLKGRRVEDIQYEDVSKLA